In one window of Terriglobia bacterium DNA:
- a CDS encoding amidohydrolase family protein produces MRKFILGVISICLSLRLIGAQPATALSPVVRAFVSVDAPVFALTHVRVIDGTGAAAVEDQTVVVESGRIKAIGRSADIKVPENAKVLDLSGSTVIPGIVGMHDHIFYPSGGGSALYNDLAYSAPRLYLAGGVTTIRTTGSLEPYTDLNLKKSIDAGRVPGPKMHVTGPYLEGPGAFTLQMHELTSPEDARRMVEYWADQGVTSFKAYMNISRAELAAAVGAAHQRGFKVTGHLCSVGFREAAGLGIDDLEHGLLVDAEFVAGKKPDTCPPPQEARDSIAKLDLESAPVQEMIRDLVEHHVAITSTLPVFEISVPNRPPLDQRVLDALLPEARIDYLSIRARIGQSPLPGREAAFRKEQQFEREFVKAGGMLIAGLDPTGYGGVIPGFGDQREIELLVEAGFTPLEAIKIATSNGAQFLGELDHIGTLAAGKQADLVVIQGDPSKNISDIKKVTLVFKDGIGYDSGKLIESVRGMVGLR; encoded by the coding sequence ATGCGGAAATTCATTCTCGGGGTGATTTCGATATGCTTGTCTTTGCGTCTGATCGGTGCTCAGCCGGCCACTGCTTTATCTCCGGTCGTGAGGGCATTCGTGAGCGTCGATGCGCCGGTCTTCGCGTTGACGCATGTCCGGGTGATCGATGGGACCGGCGCAGCCGCCGTGGAAGATCAGACTGTTGTCGTTGAGAGCGGACGAATCAAGGCCATCGGAAGGTCGGCGGATATCAAGGTCCCCGAGAACGCCAAGGTCCTCGACCTCAGTGGAAGCACCGTGATCCCCGGCATCGTTGGGATGCATGATCACATTTTCTATCCCTCGGGCGGGGGGAGTGCGCTCTATAACGACTTGGCGTACAGCGCGCCACGGCTTTATCTGGCCGGCGGAGTGACAACCATCCGCACTACCGGCAGCCTGGAGCCTTACACGGACTTGAATCTGAAGAAGTCGATCGATGCCGGAAGAGTTCCGGGACCCAAAATGCACGTGACTGGCCCGTATCTCGAAGGTCCGGGGGCATTCACCCTGCAGATGCACGAGCTGACCAGTCCTGAGGATGCGCGGCGAATGGTCGAGTACTGGGCCGACCAGGGCGTGACCTCGTTTAAGGCGTACATGAACATCTCGCGCGCGGAGTTGGCAGCAGCCGTCGGGGCGGCGCATCAACGCGGATTCAAGGTCACCGGGCACCTGTGTTCGGTCGGATTTCGTGAGGCGGCCGGCTTGGGCATTGACGACCTGGAACACGGGTTATTGGTGGATGCCGAGTTTGTCGCCGGCAAGAAGCCCGACACATGTCCTCCGCCCCAGGAAGCCAGAGACAGCATTGCCAAGCTTGATCTGGAGAGCGCCCCGGTTCAGGAGATGATTCGCGACCTGGTCGAGCATCATGTGGCGATCACTTCAACGCTGCCGGTGTTCGAGATTTCCGTGCCCAATCGCCCGCCGTTGGACCAGCGTGTTCTTGATGCATTGTTGCCCGAAGCGCGGATAGATTACCTTTCCATACGCGCGCGGATCGGCCAGTCCCCTTTGCCGGGCCGAGAGGCGGCCTTCAGGAAAGAGCAGCAGTTCGAACGCGAATTTGTAAAGGCCGGAGGGATGTTGATTGCGGGGTTGGACCCGACCGGGTACGGAGGCGTGATCCCCGGATTTGGGGATCAACGCGAAATCGAATTGCTGGTTGAGGCAGGATTCACACCCCTTGAAGCGATCAAGATAGCAACGTCCAACGGAGCGCAGTTTCTGGGTGAATTGGATCATATCGGCACACTCGCGGCGGGGAAGCAGGCGGATCTGGTCGTGATCCAGGGGGATCCCTCTAAGAACATTTCCGACATCAAGAAAGTTACTCTTGTCTTCAAAGATGGCATCGGCTATGACTCGGGAAAGTTGATTGAATCGGTGCGGGGGATGGTGGGATTGCGGTGA
- a CDS encoding hemerythrin domain-containing protein, producing the protein MRIKTIKGRDRERDAGQAASFLDLLNTHHDIFEVFLEHQEALLRQDFPLALRRLKSYERKIKRHIREEEGLLMPVYSRAGKVPGGDPQLFLGEHQRIVEFIDRLKKLLPRGKIQGKKATRQAIEILYQEAMFRWLIEHHDEREKQILYPTLDRVTTAAEREEILKKVVSSQLSVARG; encoded by the coding sequence ATGCGCATAAAAACCATAAAGGGTAGGGATCGGGAAAGGGACGCCGGTCAAGCGGCTTCATTCCTTGATCTATTGAATACGCATCATGACATTTTCGAGGTGTTTCTCGAGCACCAGGAAGCCTTGCTCCGCCAGGATTTTCCTCTGGCGTTGCGGAGGCTGAAGAGCTACGAGCGGAAGATCAAGCGTCACATTCGGGAGGAGGAAGGGTTGCTCATGCCCGTTTATTCGAGGGCCGGAAAGGTGCCGGGGGGCGACCCCCAGCTCTTTCTGGGTGAGCACCAGCGCATCGTGGAATTCATCGACCGCCTCAAGAAGCTGCTCCCCCGAGGAAAAATTCAAGGGAAGAAAGCCACCCGTCAGGCAATCGAGATCCTTTACCAGGAAGCGATGTTTCGCTGGCTCATCGAACATCACGACGAGCGCGAAAAGCAGATTCTGTACCCGACCCTGGACCGGGTGACAACGGCTGCGGAGCGGGAAGAGATTCTGAAGAAAGTTGTCAGTTCTCAGTTGTCAGTTGCCCGTGGGTAG
- the glpX gene encoding class II fructose-bisphosphatase: MERILSHEFLRVVEQAAIATAHTMGQGDRHLSDQVAVEEMRKVMDTLEIDGTIVIGEGERDEAPMLYVGERVGLGAKNDDRNMPRIDIAVDPLEGTNLCAMGAPNAIAVLAASEGGGLLNAPDTYMEKIIVGPSCKGAVELDAPPKDNLRAIARRLDRDVEDLVVIVLDRPRHQKLIDAIREAGARIRLIGDGDLSAGISAAVVGTGVHAVMGIGGAPEGVLTAAALRCLNGEILGRLVVAKEGQRERMEAMGIKDLTRIYSTEDLAPGKKIIFAACGVTDGNLLKGVRYFGEGTRTSSLVMTLEDHKVQFIDTVHLEKRPDIKVRFF, from the coding sequence ATGGAGCGTATTCTGTCGCACGAGTTTCTTAGAGTTGTGGAGCAGGCGGCCATTGCCACGGCTCACACCATGGGACAAGGGGACCGACATCTGTCCGACCAGGTCGCCGTCGAAGAGATGCGAAAGGTCATGGACACCCTCGAGATCGACGGAACCATTGTAATCGGAGAGGGAGAACGGGATGAAGCCCCCATGTTGTATGTGGGCGAGCGGGTGGGCCTGGGGGCGAAAAACGACGATCGAAACATGCCTCGAATTGACATTGCCGTCGACCCCCTGGAAGGAACGAACCTGTGCGCCATGGGTGCTCCCAACGCCATCGCAGTGCTGGCGGCCTCCGAAGGGGGGGGATTGCTCAATGCCCCCGATACTTACATGGAAAAGATCATCGTGGGCCCCTCATGCAAGGGGGCGGTGGAACTCGATGCTCCCCCCAAGGACAATCTCAGAGCCATCGCGCGGCGGCTCGACCGCGATGTGGAAGACCTCGTGGTCATCGTACTGGACCGCCCCCGCCATCAGAAACTCATCGACGCCATCCGAGAAGCGGGGGCCCGCATTCGCCTGATCGGGGATGGAGATCTCTCGGCCGGAATTTCGGCCGCGGTCGTCGGGACGGGCGTTCACGCCGTCATGGGGATAGGCGGCGCCCCCGAAGGGGTGCTGACCGCCGCGGCCTTGCGCTGCTTGAATGGGGAGATCCTGGGCCGCCTGGTGGTGGCCAAGGAGGGACAGCGCGAGCGGATGGAGGCGATGGGGATCAAGGATTTGACCAGGATTTACTCGACGGAAGACCTGGCCCCGGGAAAGAAAATCATCTTTGCGGCGTGCGGGGTCACGGACGGGAACCTCTTGAAGGGGGTCCGTTACTTTGGCGAGGGCACACGTACTTCCTCCCTGGTCATGACCCTGGAGGATCACAAGGTACAGTTCATCGATACCGTGCACTTGGAAAAACGGCCGGATATTAAAGTGCGGTTCTTTTGA
- a CDS encoding DUF2085 domain-containing protein, translated as MTEQHKTQTVYGILLAVAILWNLAFIAAPWSWAQGHTIVATGLYLMFSPVCHQRADRSFFAFGHHLAVCHRCTGIYLGALAGLLLVPLLSLARPGKREGLVRVRIQNRALLLLALALMAADVGGELLGIRHSTPMSRFLTGAFCGIVATFYLLPAIFDIFIKVSKESRPAVATDVSGIKIF; from the coding sequence ATGACCGAGCAACACAAAACCCAAACAGTTTACGGGATCCTTCTCGCCGTCGCCATTCTCTGGAACCTGGCGTTCATTGCGGCGCCGTGGAGCTGGGCACAAGGGCATACGATTGTGGCTACAGGGTTGTACTTGATGTTTTCTCCGGTGTGTCATCAGCGGGCGGACCGGTCTTTCTTTGCATTCGGTCACCATCTGGCGGTGTGCCATCGCTGCACCGGGATTTACCTGGGGGCGCTGGCAGGCCTCTTGTTGGTTCCGCTGCTGAGCCTGGCGCGGCCCGGGAAAAGGGAGGGACTGGTTCGAGTTCGAATTCAGAACCGGGCATTGTTGTTGCTCGCCCTGGCGCTGATGGCCGCGGATGTGGGAGGCGAACTTTTGGGAATACGCCACAGCACCCCGATGTCTCGATTTTTGACCGGTGCCTTTTGTGGTATAGTGGCAACGTTCTATTTACTGCCAGCCATTTTCGATATCTTTATCAAGGTTTCCAAAGAGTCCAGACCCGCCGTCGCCACTGATGTTTCCGGAATCAAAATATTCTGA
- a CDS encoding zinc ribbon domain-containing protein — protein sequence MALFCSKCGTAIVTGSKFCQACGAPAPQPMQAAPPPPAQPQQQWAAPPPVPPPQPQQQWAPPPYAAGQPGPPTKKTGGALKVILIVLGVIVILIVVAVVGVSLFIKKTVLDNVSVKEGPGGRAEVSINTPKGQIKLNSKADISEEKLGVPIYPGARAEEGSGSFSISGGEGEKGGTLGGATFTTTDSIDKVVEFYKSRLGNKVSAFDSASGGKHTVVLNVAIQNGWKMITIEDEGTGVTKIAVASLSGNSPQ from the coding sequence ATGGCTCTATTTTGCTCAAAGTGCGGGACCGCTATCGTCACGGGATCAAAATTCTGTCAGGCGTGCGGGGCGCCGGCGCCTCAACCGATGCAAGCTGCGCCGCCTCCCCCAGCCCAACCACAGCAGCAATGGGCCGCACCTCCGCCGGTTCCACCCCCTCAGCCACAACAGCAGTGGGCTCCACCGCCATATGCAGCCGGTCAGCCCGGACCTCCGACGAAGAAGACCGGAGGAGCCCTCAAAGTTATCTTGATCGTTCTTGGGGTCATCGTCATCCTCATCGTGGTGGCCGTCGTAGGCGTTAGCCTGTTTATCAAGAAGACCGTGCTCGATAACGTCTCGGTAAAAGAGGGGCCGGGAGGGAGAGCCGAGGTCTCCATCAACACCCCCAAGGGACAGATCAAACTTAACTCGAAGGCGGACATTTCTGAAGAAAAGCTGGGTGTCCCGATTTATCCGGGCGCCAGGGCCGAGGAAGGGTCAGGCTCTTTCAGCATCTCCGGGGGGGAAGGGGAGAAGGGCGGCACTTTGGGCGGCGCCACCTTCACCACAACCGACAGCATCGACAAGGTGGTCGAGTTTTACAAGAGCCGGCTGGGTAACAAGGTCAGTGCCTTTGATTCCGCTTCCGGAGGAAAACACACGGTCGTCTTGAATGTGGCGATCCAGAACGGCTGGAAGATGATCACGATCGAGGATGAAGGGACAGGCGTGACCAAGATTGCGGTCGCGAGCCTTTCCGGGAATTCGCCGCAGTAA
- a CDS encoding zinc ribbon domain-containing protein, which yields MAAFCPNCGNTIDEGARFCQKCGAASPQPAAAAPPPPPPPPAPEPQWTPQPPPPPQGQWTPPPSGFPAAPAGAPSNKMKAALLGGLVGGLLSGLPFIKAGNCCFCLWVMLGGVIAVYIYSKQLYAMTGGTAALLGMQSGMVSAVVSTIISIPFQLIMTRVAGGFQREMIEKMMEQNPDFPPQFRDFMLRMFSPEFAVGLIIFGFIISLVVFSLFGALGGIIGRSLFKSHMVGDVKRPS from the coding sequence ATGGCCGCTTTTTGCCCGAATTGTGGAAACACGATTGATGAAGGAGCGAGGTTTTGCCAGAAGTGTGGAGCCGCATCGCCGCAGCCTGCCGCAGCGGCCCCTCCGCCCCCACCGCCACCTCCTGCTCCGGAACCACAGTGGACTCCCCAACCCCCTCCTCCACCCCAAGGACAATGGACGCCACCTCCCTCGGGGTTTCCTGCGGCGCCTGCGGGCGCCCCTTCAAATAAGATGAAAGCAGCACTGTTGGGAGGGCTGGTGGGGGGCCTTTTGTCAGGTCTTCCGTTTATTAAGGCCGGCAACTGTTGCTTCTGCCTTTGGGTCATGCTCGGCGGGGTCATCGCTGTCTATATATACAGCAAACAGCTTTATGCAATGACGGGGGGCACGGCGGCTCTCCTGGGTATGCAGAGCGGAATGGTCTCGGCAGTGGTCTCCACGATTATTTCCATCCCTTTTCAGCTCATCATGACCCGTGTGGCGGGGGGATTCCAACGGGAGATGATCGAGAAGATGATGGAACAAAATCCCGACTTCCCACCTCAGTTTCGGGACTTTATGCTCAGGATGTTTTCTCCGGAATTTGCTGTCGGATTGATTATTTTCGGTTTCATCATCTCGCTGGTTGTTTTCTCACTCTTTGGCGCCCTTGGCGGGATCATTGGGAGGTCGCTATTCAAATCCCATATGGTCGGCGATGTGAAGAGACCGAGTTGA
- a CDS encoding glycosyltransferase family 39 protein, translating into MFLLVNSKCMMRNLDAASFCDRYSRAFVVLLLLLFFFHAVTQIPRKSLTVDEPANVAVGYAFLKTGDVNLGEDTPPLVRVISALPLLALHPRLPLEDASWRDRIHWKFGNVFFDSNPPPLYFRMIFWSRVPMVLIACALGGWVYFVARRFFGSCAALVALFLFTLEPNILANAMLVKNDLASALVYLWFFYAAWLYLLSPDLRRALHVAAVLAIGMMTKFSLLLLFGLAGIVFITAFLLHRERRSSKPTIAHPTILKNHLMHGLAGAVLIIGIANLGYGLELFRPHLSHVPLHSSVSRVLVHLLPITLLAGIESVFQVTGTGWPAFLAGHYSSTGWWYYYPLALAIKLPIPILVFFISGFVYGLYVVVRDRDWRWFLLLLAVVIYLVPSLGSKVNAGLRHILPIFPPMCILAGAMVARILERGRKPVKVAVAILLVALPILVLRTYPDYLAYFNEIIGGPRNGWKYLSDSNLDWGEELPRLASYARENQIDDLKLAYLGGGNPEFYGMHATMLEVPYAWEPHDLPPKMSPSSGTYAISVTLLQGTVFGDRRDYFQYFRDREPMARLGESIFVFQVH; encoded by the coding sequence TTGTTTCTACTGGTCAACTCCAAGTGCATGATGAGGAACTTGGACGCCGCGAGCTTTTGCGATCGATATTCAAGGGCGTTCGTTGTCCTCTTGCTGCTCCTTTTCTTCTTCCACGCCGTAACCCAGATTCCCCGGAAATCTCTGACCGTCGATGAGCCCGCCAACGTTGCGGTGGGCTATGCATTCCTGAAAACCGGCGATGTCAACCTGGGGGAAGACACTCCGCCGCTGGTGCGTGTGATCAGTGCCCTGCCGCTGCTGGCCCTGCACCCCCGGCTGCCGCTGGAAGATGCGAGCTGGCGCGACCGAATCCACTGGAAATTCGGAAACGTGTTTTTCGATTCCAACCCGCCCCCGCTCTACTTCCGGATGATTTTTTGGTCCCGGGTGCCTATGGTGCTTATTGCCTGTGCCCTGGGAGGATGGGTCTATTTTGTGGCGCGTCGTTTCTTCGGGAGCTGCGCCGCTTTGGTTGCGCTGTTTTTGTTTACCCTCGAGCCCAACATCCTCGCCAACGCGATGCTGGTCAAGAACGACCTCGCCTCGGCTCTCGTTTACTTGTGGTTTTTCTATGCGGCATGGCTCTATCTGCTTTCTCCCGATCTGCGGAGAGCATTGCACGTGGCCGCGGTGCTGGCGATCGGGATGATGACAAAATTCTCATTGTTGTTGCTTTTCGGCCTCGCAGGGATCGTTTTCATCACTGCATTTCTTCTCCATCGGGAGAGGAGATCCTCGAAACCCACCATCGCTCACCCCACTATTCTCAAGAACCACCTGATGCATGGCCTGGCAGGGGCGGTCCTGATTATCGGGATCGCGAACCTCGGATATGGGCTGGAGCTGTTCCGCCCGCACCTTTCGCATGTACCGCTCCATTCCAGTGTATCTCGAGTTCTGGTGCATCTTCTTCCCATAACGCTGCTGGCAGGAATCGAGAGCGTGTTTCAAGTCACGGGTACGGGTTGGCCGGCCTTTCTGGCGGGGCACTATTCGAGTACCGGTTGGTGGTATTACTATCCGCTTGCCCTTGCCATCAAACTCCCGATCCCGATCCTTGTTTTTTTCATCTCCGGGTTTGTCTACGGTCTCTATGTGGTCGTCCGGGACAGGGATTGGCGGTGGTTTCTTCTTTTGCTCGCCGTAGTCATCTATCTCGTTCCCAGCCTGGGCAGCAAGGTGAACGCCGGCCTGCGCCATATTCTCCCGATCTTCCCGCCGATGTGCATCCTGGCGGGCGCGATGGTCGCACGGATCCTTGAGCGGGGTCGGAAACCCGTGAAGGTGGCGGTTGCAATCTTACTGGTGGCGCTGCCGATTTTGGTGTTGAGGACATATCCGGATTATCTGGCCTATTTCAACGAGATCATCGGAGGACCACGGAACGGATGGAAATACCTGAGCGATTCCAATTTGGACTGGGGGGAAGAACTCCCTCGCCTGGCTTCCTATGCTCGTGAGAATCAGATCGATGATCTCAAGCTGGCCTATCTGGGCGGGGGCAATCCGGAGTTTTATGGGATGCACGCTACGATGTTGGAGGTTCCTTACGCCTGGGAGCCGCACGATCTCCCTCCGAAAATGTCTCCCTCATCAGGAACTTATGCGATCAGCGTGACGCTTCTCCAGGGCACTGTCTTCGGAGATCGTCGTGACTATTTTCAATATTTTCGGGATCGAGAGCCGATGGCTCGGCTGGGGGAGTCGATTTTTGTTTTTCAAGTGCATTAG
- a CDS encoding methyltransferase domain-containing protein, whose amino-acid sequence MQQRRGDTTKIPGDYQYCALTRGNPVQRFWHYSKQLAIKRYLPPGSGERILDVGCGSGVITSFLGESGASVLGIDSSEDAIAFASQEFSAPNVRFERLLVDDLVGLDHLSFDKIYCLELIEHIYRNQTRELFQQFRTLVKPGGKVFVTTPNYRSLWPLIEWIMDTARLAPQMSEHQHVEFFNARKLQDTGLECGFEMEESVSMCFLAPWLAPLSWRLAEKADVLESRLPFHMGSILIGVFAKKEAGQGLASA is encoded by the coding sequence ATGCAACAGCGACGTGGGGACACCACAAAAATTCCTGGAGACTATCAATACTGCGCATTGACTCGGGGGAATCCGGTCCAGCGGTTCTGGCATTACAGCAAACAGCTGGCGATAAAGAGATATCTCCCGCCTGGGTCCGGCGAACGCATCTTGGATGTTGGATGCGGCTCCGGCGTGATCACTTCTTTTCTGGGGGAATCCGGCGCATCGGTTCTGGGAATTGACAGCAGCGAAGACGCCATCGCATTTGCCTCTCAAGAATTCTCCGCCCCGAATGTGAGGTTCGAGCGACTACTGGTTGACGACCTGGTCGGTCTGGATCACTTGTCGTTCGACAAGATTTATTGCCTGGAGCTCATTGAGCACATCTACCGGAACCAAACCCGGGAGTTGTTCCAGCAATTCCGGACACTGGTCAAGCCCGGGGGAAAGGTTTTTGTCACCACGCCGAATTACCGATCTCTTTGGCCTCTGATCGAATGGATCATGGATACGGCGCGGCTTGCGCCTCAGATGTCGGAGCATCAGCATGTGGAATTCTTTAATGCCCGGAAGCTGCAGGACACAGGCCTGGAGTGCGGATTTGAAATGGAGGAAAGTGTCTCCATGTGCTTTCTCGCCCCCTGGCTCGCCCCCCTGAGCTGGCGCCTGGCCGAAAAAGCGGACGTACTCGAAAGCCGTTTACCATTCCACATGGGATCGATTTTGATTGGAGTGTTCGCAAAAAAGGAAGCTGGACAGGGATTAGCTTCTGCTTGA
- a CDS encoding zinc metalloprotease HtpX, translated as MNGLKTVLLLGLLTGLLLFVGEAVGGQNGLMLGLGLAVVMNFASYFWSDKIALAMNGAVPISREEAPMVYRICERLAANNQLPMPKIYMIPTDSPNAFATGRNPDHASVAVTQGILKILDERELEGVLAHELSHVKNRDILISAVAATIAGALTMIARMAYWAELFGGFGGRSSDNERGGGVLSGLLMIIVAPIAALLIQLAISRSREYQADASGAEMTHNPEGLASALQKLDAYSKRIPMVASPSTAHLFIIQPFTGGGLMSAIGNLFSTHPPIAKRIERLTGRRLE; from the coding sequence ATGAATGGACTGAAAACGGTTTTACTGTTGGGCTTGCTGACAGGCTTGCTGTTGTTTGTAGGTGAGGCCGTTGGCGGTCAAAACGGCTTGATGCTGGGCCTCGGACTCGCCGTTGTGATGAATTTCGCAAGTTATTTCTGGTCCGACAAGATCGCCCTCGCGATGAATGGCGCCGTTCCCATTTCACGCGAAGAAGCGCCCATGGTCTATCGCATCTGCGAACGGCTCGCGGCCAACAATCAACTGCCGATGCCGAAGATTTATATGATTCCGACGGATTCACCCAACGCCTTTGCCACGGGACGGAATCCCGACCATGCCTCAGTTGCCGTCACCCAGGGTATTTTGAAAATCCTGGACGAGCGGGAACTTGAGGGTGTGCTGGCCCATGAACTCAGCCATGTGAAGAACCGCGACATCCTGATCAGCGCCGTGGCAGCGACCATTGCCGGCGCGTTAACGATGATTGCACGCATGGCTTACTGGGCTGAGTTGTTTGGGGGTTTTGGAGGACGCAGCAGCGACAACGAACGGGGTGGCGGCGTGCTTTCCGGTCTGTTGATGATTATCGTAGCGCCGATTGCCGCCCTCTTGATCCAACTGGCGATTTCACGGTCTCGCGAATACCAGGCCGATGCCAGTGGCGCTGAAATGACGCACAACCCTGAGGGACTGGCGAGCGCGCTTCAAAAGCTGGATGCCTACTCGAAGCGGATTCCGATGGTGGCTTCCCCCTCGACGGCCCACTTGTTTATCATTCAACCCTTCACCGGCGGGGGCCTGATGAGCGCTATCGGAAATCTCTTTTCGACCCACCCTCCCATCGCCAAGCGCATTGAACGCCTGACGGGCAGGCGGTTGGAATAG
- a CDS encoding radical SAM protein yields MTKSVETPRIDLIEQLIADHPTIPPEAIVKEDLLRGGVSFSDDALRVAAGMQPKSYFIFSFDMIPIKEMGERREDLSAPEEICLTEGPRGFRKTIVSVRLNPHSPYRVEIDTNGKLALTIQAGQREDGMADSRREVLCEVQYRPRPRYYDRALSSGRPLDEVAPNIEWGYLLYLTVYRKCQYFGFEEECQFCDINENYRQQISAGRPYQIVKTPEEILEALEIIAETDQEARAYTVTGGSITSKLRGQTEADFYERYPLAIEKRFPRRWISKLVVQALPLDDVKRFKDAGVQIYHPNYEIWDDRLFGIICAGKGRYVGREEWHRRIVEAARVFGPDHVIPNFVAGIEMAQPHGFTEVEDAMASTAEGLEFFMSQGIKPRFTTWCPEPLSVLGKTNPQGAPLQYHVRLLETYHRILRKYKLTPPPGYGEPGIGKAVFSVSAFMDCF; encoded by the coding sequence ATGACGAAGTCAGTCGAGACCCCCAGGATAGATCTCATCGAACAGCTTATTGCTGACCATCCCACGATCCCGCCGGAGGCCATCGTCAAAGAGGACCTTCTGCGCGGGGGGGTGTCGTTCAGCGACGATGCCCTGCGCGTGGCGGCGGGGATGCAGCCGAAGTCCTACTTCATTTTTTCATTTGACATGATTCCCATCAAAGAGATGGGCGAGCGGCGTGAGGATCTGAGCGCCCCCGAAGAGATTTGCCTGACAGAAGGACCCAGAGGATTTCGGAAGACGATTGTGTCGGTGCGGCTCAATCCACACTCCCCCTATCGCGTCGAGATTGATACGAACGGCAAGCTTGCCCTTACTATTCAAGCCGGACAGCGCGAGGATGGAATGGCGGATTCGCGCCGGGAGGTTCTCTGTGAGGTTCAATACCGGCCCCGGCCACGGTATTACGACCGCGCTCTCTCCAGCGGACGGCCGCTCGACGAGGTAGCACCCAATATCGAGTGGGGTTATCTGCTCTATTTGACGGTCTATCGGAAGTGCCAGTATTTCGGATTTGAAGAAGAGTGCCAGTTTTGCGACATCAACGAAAATTATCGCCAACAGATATCCGCCGGGCGCCCGTATCAGATTGTTAAAACCCCCGAGGAGATTCTTGAAGCGCTGGAGATCATCGCCGAGACGGACCAGGAAGCAAGGGCTTACACGGTGACGGGGGGATCGATCACCTCCAAGCTCCGTGGCCAAACGGAGGCGGACTTTTACGAACGCTATCCCCTCGCCATTGAGAAAAGATTTCCGCGCCGCTGGATCTCTAAATTGGTGGTGCAGGCGCTGCCCCTGGACGACGTGAAACGTTTCAAAGATGCCGGCGTGCAAATTTATCATCCCAATTATGAAATCTGGGATGACCGGTTGTTCGGAATCATCTGTGCGGGAAAGGGCCGGTACGTGGGACGCGAGGAGTGGCACCGCCGGATTGTGGAAGCCGCCCGGGTGTTTGGTCCCGACCACGTGATCCCGAACTTCGTTGCCGGCATCGAAATGGCGCAGCCTCACGGCTTCACTGAGGTTGAAGACGCCATGGCATCGACGGCCGAGGGACTGGAGTTTTTCATGTCTCAGGGGATCAAACCGCGGTTCACCACGTGGTGTCCGGAGCCGTTGAGCGTGCTGGGAAAAACAAACCCGCAGGGCGCACCGCTTCAGTACCACGTGCGCTTGCTGGAAACCTACCACCGCATTTTGCGTAAGTACAAGCTGACGCCTCCTCCCGGCTATGGTGAGCCCGGAATTGGAAAGGCCGTGTTTTCAGTCAGCGCATTTATGGATTGTTTTTGA